The genomic window GTTCACGCACAGCATCCTTTCCGTTGTGCAGCAGGACGTGTTGTCCACCTTGAATCCTGCCAAACACGTTTCGCCTTCGTTATTCCCTAATAGGAACAACCgaataagctttcatatatgaaAGCGTAGAGCCGAAAGAGCACTGACCGAAGGAGGAAGGGTCGTCGTTGATGTCGATAAGAAGTCCATAGGAATTGGCGAAGACCATGCTGGATCCTGGCATCCCGCTCGTTATGTTGTCCATGGAAGCGTTGAATTGGGTGTTGAAGAGCAAGGCTGCCTCGTTGTACTCCTCCACGCACTCTTCCGCCCCGTCTCGAGACATTGGGCTGCAACCCATCGGCATGATGGAGAAGACCACAAACTTCCGGGCCCCCAACTCGTACAGTCTCTGCAATTTGAAAGAAGCTCGCCGTTATTAATATTGTCTCTCCTCATTTAGTTCCATCAATTTTTAACTGTGTCATGTTCTTGTCTTGTCAAATGACGGTCAGGACCGCCACTTCTCATTGGGCATCAACTACTTATTTTATAAATGACTCAGTAAAGTTGAAGCACATAAAAAAATGGTATGTACAAGACAACTACATTCTAACATAAGAATGAAATAGTTTAAGTCTTGGACCTCGAGCTCTATGTTGGCATAGTTTAAGTTTCTAACTACAGGTTACCTTAAGGTTGAAATAGTTTACTAACTATATGTTGACTTTAAGTTGGCATCAGAAAATTAAAGTAGAACTTTTGCATACCTTGAGTTGTTCAGGTAGATATTTGAGGAGGTAACCCGTGAGCATGGGGACGTCGCATTCCTGGATCGAGGTGGACAAGAAGCAGCGCTGCTCATAGTCATTGGCGCCAGTGTGTATCACAAATATGCTTTGTGATAAGTAGGAAGTGAGTTCAGCGGTGTCATTGAATAGAGATTCAAGCTCTGGAAGAGTCGTATTTTCGAATTGCGTGATCTGTGACTTCAACCCGAACACTGTGTCGGTACTCCAGTTCTGCCACCAGTCAAACAGAAGTTCATGATCAGAAAGCCAAGCCAAGAGGCACATGTTTACTTGACAAATGAAAAGATACTTTGCAGGCATGACAAGGAGTGGATTTGTAGAGGTGTTTATCCAGGCATGGCGTCCTGTAGTACTCTTCAGTTGGGGACTGGACACGCTTAAAATGTTCGAGCCTTTTAAATCTGCTATCTAAGTTTTCAATCTCTAAACAGCAAACAAACTAGTGACAACAAGAAATTTTGCTGTTTCAATAGATCCAATAATCAAACTGTTGCTGCATAGCAACATACTAACAATTTACATATGATGAAAACATGAGAAGATCAAGAGTTCCACTCACAGGTTCAAGTATTCCGGAGCCGGCGTTGCCATAATTAACGCCATTGAGAATTCTGGTCCCATTTGCAGCCGGATCTTCATAGGCCGGAAGGAAACGGGGCAGTCCCAGAAGCTGGCCGAGTATGTCAGTCGGGTTCCTGCCATTGGTGAACCTACCAGTAGCCCCCCCCAGGAAGTCCACCCCATAAGGGAAGAAATTCGCTTTGTCCTTCGAAGTAGCGGACCAGTTATTGTCGCCAACATCGACAACCGAGTCCCCGAACACAAACATGGCTTTCACGGTCTCTTCTCTAAGGGTTTCTGATGGAAGACTGAAAGGAATCGAGATTAAGAGGACAAGGAGGACTAAGAAGTAGGGTATAATATTCATCTTCAAAATAAAAGGCTTCGTTTGGAGGGGCTGttcaaagaagaggaaggagatgaGGAGCTTTAGAATTTCTCTGAAATGACTAGCATATAACAAGACCAACTTATATGCAGTCTGCGGCAGCAGATTGTCTTACTTATTGGCAACTGGCCAGA from Nymphaea colorata isolate Beijing-Zhang1983 chromosome 6, ASM883128v2, whole genome shotgun sequence includes these protein-coding regions:
- the LOC116255435 gene encoding GDSL esterase/lipase At1g29670-like translates to MNIIPYFLVLLVLLISIPFSLPSETLREETVKAMFVFGDSVVDVGDNNWSATSKDKANFFPYGVDFLGGATGRFTNGRNPTDILGQLLGLPRFLPAYEDPAANGTRILNGVNYGNAGSGILEPNWSTDTVFGLKSQITQFENTTLPELESLFNDTAELTSYLSQSIFVIHTGANDYEQRCFLSTSIQECDVPMLTGYLLKYLPEQLKRLYELGARKFVVFSIMPMGCSPMSRDGAEECVEEYNEAALLFNTQFNASMDNITSGMPGSSMVFANSYGLLIDINDDPSSFGFKVDNTSCCTTERMLCVNGSTPCANRTEYVYFDSVHPTEPVYLMMATQAYESELPNQVYPFNVKQLANLTTSISTTTSGAVELPAFLASV